The following proteins are co-located in the Candidatus Kaelpia aquatica genome:
- the secE gene encoding preprotein translocase subunit SecE, translated as MFGKVKSFFGSIIMEMKKVSWSSRSELISATVVTFFFVAILTIYVGTVDLLMSKLMGFLLK; from the coding sequence ATGTTTGGCAAGGTAAAAAGTTTTTTCGGCAGCATTATAATGGAGATGAAGAAAGTCTCCTGGTCGTCGAGAAGCGAACTTATTTCGGCAACAGTGGTAACGTTTTTCTTTGTTGCTATTCTAACCATCTACGTTGGAACGGTAGATCTTTTAATGTCTAAACTAATGGGTTTTTTATTAAAGT